One Caldibacillus debilis DSM 16016 DNA segment encodes these proteins:
- a CDS encoding S8 family serine peptidase, which translates to MAKKFFNIFFAFLLIFSAFSIQLPAYAKTGGLPVKKLDVNRPEIKPGRTLSERDGERYDPDEKVRVVVELKEDPAIVDLAKKNVKFSELTAATRKNAEKKILEEQNRVKEQIKDKKIAVKFLHEFTTIYNGFSAEVKYKDIEKIEKIKQVKNVFISNKYERPKEKPEMKYSKELVEAQKAWQAAGFKGEGMVVGIVDSGIDYTHKDMKLTDLSKAKLSKEKVEKLVKDNGLPGKFYTDKVPYGYNYMDQSDEIRDLGSAASMHGMHVAGIVGANGDEANGGILGVAPEAQLLALKVFGNDPDAGYTYGDVYVKAMDDAIKLGADVLNLSLGSPAGFVSPDDPEQQAVKRAMDSGILVSISAGNSNYFGDGYSVPYASNPDYGLVGSPGVAYESLQVASFENSFIDLDAFAYDIDGTKGTVGYKSASSAHPKDYYEKTFELVHVGLGYPEDFNGKDVKGKFALIQRGKISFVEKTLNAQKAGAKGAIIYNNEDGYLDMATDPAIVIPQLFISRVDGENLAKALDAGKTVQITFGDEKVTIANPEAGKMSAFSSWGLTPNLDFKPEITAPGGNILSTLNDNQYGVMSGTSMAAPHVAGGAALVLERVDREFKRTLADRVHLAKNLLMNTAQPVKDGVNTYESPRRQGAGLMQINAALSTPVVVTEKNTGEAKVALKEVTENTVTFRLTATNFSDENVSYQVKGTVQTDAPVKGGFVAPDQLESLDLAKNRATVKVNGQEEASINVPAHGSVDFTVTVDVSKVDEALKAFFPNGYWLEGFILLTDPSDTNPALSVPYAGFKGKWDQAPIVDAPVWDLETYYGFTGVLTPTEDGDYSYLGYDLALKTYNPEKIAISPNDGAYNKAVPVLSLLRNAKSLQVNVLDEDGKLLRVLATEYNLPKSYDATAPYYLSDLWGWDGLVNGKPVPDGQYYLEIVTVIDYPGARPQSLKLPVKVDSKAPQIQATFDTETGKIAAEFSDDKGVQYWEVLVDGQSVFGPISPAVKEVQLEKIVNEKQRLEVAVFDDAGNQAKTVLQEGEDKIGPEIFWVTPEKLAVLNTSPVEVSGLVSDPSGVEAVYINGEPAELEYNNFLGSYVFYKELELDDDYHEIKIKAVDKLGNESQIVRNFIVDTTGPEFDLTQVPKTVSPETVTAKVTVGVKDNFDSLRVYLNDSEIFHKDLSAPYGKKEFSQTLELTLDLPDDENTFTLKAVDVAGNETVQSFTIAKKEDGDDNGGGDDGGDDGGDNGGDDGGNNGGDNDGNNGGNGGNGGNNGGNNGGNNSGGNNTGNGNDSGGNNQAGGNDSTGGTDTGTNDSSGSLPDTATNHGNLLAAGLLTILTASALAVYTRFRNRKKIME; encoded by the coding sequence ATGGCAAAGAAATTTTTTAACATTTTTTTCGCTTTTTTGTTGATTTTTTCAGCCTTTTCCATCCAGTTGCCCGCATATGCCAAAACCGGCGGCTTGCCGGTCAAAAAGCTGGATGTGAACCGTCCGGAAATCAAGCCGGGGCGGACGCTTTCCGAGAGGGACGGAGAGCGGTACGATCCGGATGAAAAGGTTCGCGTCGTCGTGGAATTGAAAGAGGATCCGGCGATCGTCGATTTGGCGAAGAAAAACGTAAAATTTTCCGAATTGACGGCGGCCACGCGGAAAAATGCGGAGAAAAAAATCCTGGAAGAGCAAAACCGGGTGAAAGAACAAATCAAAGACAAAAAAATCGCCGTTAAGTTTTTGCATGAATTTACGACCATCTATAACGGTTTCAGCGCGGAAGTAAAGTACAAGGATATCGAGAAAATCGAAAAGATCAAACAGGTGAAAAACGTCTTCATTTCCAACAAATACGAACGCCCGAAAGAAAAACCGGAAATGAAATACAGCAAAGAATTGGTCGAAGCCCAAAAGGCATGGCAGGCGGCGGGTTTTAAAGGCGAAGGGATGGTCGTCGGGATCGTCGACTCGGGCATCGACTACACCCATAAAGACATGAAATTGACGGATCTATCGAAGGCCAAATTATCCAAGGAAAAAGTGGAAAAGCTGGTCAAAGACAACGGGCTCCCCGGCAAGTTCTATACGGACAAAGTCCCTTACGGGTACAATTATATGGACCAATCGGATGAAATCCGCGATCTTGGTTCGGCTGCTTCCATGCACGGCATGCATGTTGCCGGGATCGTCGGCGCCAACGGGGATGAAGCGAATGGTGGCATCCTGGGGGTCGCTCCGGAAGCCCAGCTTTTGGCGCTGAAAGTCTTCGGCAACGATCCGGATGCCGGATACACCTACGGCGATGTTTATGTCAAAGCGATGGACGACGCCATCAAATTGGGGGCCGATGTCCTGAATCTGAGCTTGGGTTCTCCCGCCGGATTCGTCTCGCCGGATGATCCGGAACAGCAGGCCGTGAAACGGGCGATGGACAGCGGGATCCTCGTTTCCATTTCGGCCGGGAATTCCAATTATTTTGGAGATGGATATTCCGTTCCTTATGCCTCCAATCCTGACTACGGGCTGGTCGGCTCGCCGGGGGTAGCCTATGAATCCCTCCAAGTCGCCTCCTTTGAAAACAGCTTCATCGATTTGGATGCCTTTGCATATGACATCGATGGAACGAAGGGAACCGTCGGCTATAAGTCCGCTTCAAGCGCCCATCCGAAGGATTATTACGAGAAAACCTTTGAGCTGGTCCATGTCGGATTGGGATACCCGGAAGACTTTAATGGGAAAGATGTGAAGGGAAAATTTGCGTTAATTCAACGGGGAAAAATCTCTTTCGTCGAGAAAACGCTGAACGCCCAGAAGGCGGGGGCCAAAGGGGCGATCATCTATAATAACGAGGACGGATACTTGGACATGGCTACGGATCCGGCCATCGTCATCCCGCAGCTGTTTATTTCGAGAGTGGATGGAGAAAATTTGGCGAAAGCCCTCGATGCGGGAAAAACCGTTCAAATCACCTTTGGCGACGAAAAAGTCACCATTGCCAATCCGGAAGCGGGGAAAATGAGCGCCTTTTCCTCCTGGGGCTTGACGCCCAACTTGGATTTCAAACCGGAAATCACCGCTCCCGGCGGGAACATCCTCTCCACCCTCAACGACAATCAGTACGGAGTCATGAGCGGCACCTCCATGGCGGCGCCCCATGTTGCCGGCGGCGCGGCGCTGGTCCTCGAGCGGGTGGATCGGGAATTCAAACGGACCTTGGCCGACCGGGTGCATTTGGCGAAGAATCTGTTAATGAACACCGCCCAACCGGTGAAAGACGGGGTAAACACCTATGAATCCCCCCGCAGGCAGGGGGCGGGCCTGATGCAAATCAACGCGGCCCTGTCCACTCCCGTCGTGGTGACGGAGAAAAACACGGGGGAAGCGAAGGTCGCCTTGAAGGAAGTCACCGAAAATACGGTTACCTTCCGGCTAACGGCCACCAACTTTTCGGACGAAAATGTGAGCTATCAGGTGAAGGGCACGGTGCAGACCGATGCGCCTGTTAAGGGCGGATTCGTGGCTCCCGATCAGTTGGAGTCTTTGGATCTGGCAAAAAATAGGGCCACGGTCAAGGTGAACGGTCAGGAAGAAGCCAGCATCAATGTTCCGGCCCACGGTTCCGTTGATTTTACCGTCACCGTGGACGTTTCCAAAGTGGATGAAGCTTTGAAAGCATTTTTCCCCAACGGTTATTGGCTGGAAGGGTTCATTCTCTTGACCGATCCTTCGGACACAAACCCGGCCCTCTCCGTGCCCTATGCCGGCTTTAAAGGGAAATGGGATCAGGCGCCCATCGTTGACGCGCCGGTCTGGGATCTCGAAACCTATTACGGATTCACGGGCGTGCTCACCCCCACCGAAGATGGAGACTATTCCTACTTGGGATACGATCTCGCTTTGAAAACTTACAATCCGGAAAAAATCGCCATTTCGCCGAACGATGGCGCCTACAACAAGGCAGTGCCGGTCCTTTCCCTGCTCCGGAACGCCAAATCCTTGCAGGTGAATGTCCTCGATGAGGACGGGAAACTGCTTCGCGTGCTGGCGACGGAATATAATCTTCCGAAGAGTTACGACGCGACTGCGCCCTATTATTTGTCCGATCTCTGGGGATGGGACGGCCTTGTGAACGGGAAACCGGTGCCCGACGGGCAATACTATCTGGAAATCGTGACGGTCATCGATTATCCCGGCGCGAGACCCCAGTCTTTAAAATTGCCGGTCAAGGTGGACTCGAAGGCGCCCCAGATCCAGGCAACTTTCGATACGGAAACGGGAAAGATTGCCGCCGAATTTTCCGATGACAAGGGCGTACAATATTGGGAAGTGCTTGTCGACGGACAATCGGTGTTTGGCCCAATCTCGCCGGCGGTAAAGGAAGTCCAACTGGAAAAGATCGTGAATGAAAAACAAAGGCTGGAAGTCGCCGTCTTTGACGATGCCGGCAACCAGGCGAAGACCGTTCTGCAGGAAGGCGAAGATAAGATCGGGCCGGAAATCTTTTGGGTTACGCCGGAAAAATTGGCTGTTCTCAATACTTCCCCGGTGGAAGTATCCGGATTGGTTTCCGATCCGTCCGGCGTGGAAGCCGTTTACATCAATGGGGAACCGGCGGAACTGGAGTATAATAATTTCTTAGGCAGCTACGTCTTCTATAAGGAATTGGAACTTGACGACGATTACCACGAAATTAAGATCAAGGCCGTCGACAAGCTGGGCAATGAATCGCAAATCGTGCGCAACTTTATCGTCGATACGACAGGGCCCGAATTCGATTTGACCCAGGTGCCGAAGACCGTCAGCCCCGAGACGGTAACGGCGAAAGTAACCGTCGGTGTCAAAGACAACTTTGACTCGTTAAGGGTGTATTTGAACGACAGCGAAATCTTCCATAAAGATTTGAGCGCTCCGTACGGCAAGAAAGAATTTTCGCAAACATTGGAACTGACCCTCGACCTGCCGGATGACGAAAACACCTTCACATTGAAGGCGGTTGACGTGGCCGGGAACGAAACCGTCCAATCCTTCACCATCGCCAAGAAGGAAGACGGGGATGACAACGGCGGCGGTGATGACGGCGGTGACGACGGCGGCGACAATGGCGGTGATGACGGCGGCAACAACGGTGGTGACAATGACGGCAACAACGGCGGCAATGGAGGCAATGGCGGCAACAACGGCGGGAACAACGGAGGAAATAACTCCGGCGGGAACAACACCGGAAATGGGAATGACAGCGGCGGCAACAACCAAGCCGGCGGAAACGACAGCACCGGCGGAACGGATACGGGAACAAACGATTCGTCGGGCAGCCTCCCCGATACTGCGACAAACCATGGAAACCTCCTGGCCGCGGGACTGCTGACCATCCTCACGGCCTCGGCGCTGGCCGTTTACACCCGCTTCCGAAACCGAAAAAAAATAATGGAATAA